The genomic region ctattttgttgttgtttttttgtgctCATGCTCTCagtttttaactctgcattgttgggaaagggctcgtaggTAAGCGTTTCACAATAaagtctacacctattgtattcagtgcatgtggcAAATTAAAATATATTCGATTTGATGTCATCATCGCCAATTaactgcattacagttaaaaACGACTGACTACCACCACCGATTTCTGTAAGTGTGTATTCATGGAACCCGAGGGAAGTCAAGCTTCCCCAAAACATGGACCAATACAAACATACAAAAATAAtgttttgtctctctgtgtttcataattttccttcaatttgctagaggctgaatgtatctcacaggagaaCGCATCTGAGCCAGCgaaacagtgcccctctgtctctctatgtgtaggccatctatctgatgctgtctggtccaaacgaGTATGACATTCTTGCCGTCCGCAGCATGGAAGGCAAGGGAAGCAAGTGAGCATCTGGTCTCCCTTaattaacaaaaaatatataaaacatgtgacaatcagcgttgagctaaacttcGCGAGCTCAGCtatgaatggtcctggcgcacaaaaaaaagtgtcaagggaagcaaACTTGGATTTGGCGTCACTCCTATCAAATCCCATTGAGAGCATAAGTCATTCACAGAAAAACTTGAACTGTTGCATCTCATGGTGTTGTTCTCCTCCgttggctagctagccagctagctaaaatgagccctttcctaaattagccatggatggggATAGTGATTTGGATAGTGGTTTTACTTAATTGTCCATACTGGTCAATGATTATAATgttgattctgatccaaccattaagaggttaattcatacattgttgtacCCCTgtcctgagaggatggaagttcaatatgtagctagatgtagaaggctaatgctAACTATTAATgttgcccatgaatggaagttaggctagcgagtaagaattttagctaggtagcctaggacaacaaaaaaataaaagcgtgtactgtatgacagagtgataaaCAGCTTCAtaaacatgaaagagaggaggatgagattgGCGTTTCTCTGCATGTAGGGTTAGACAACATGTTGTTCTACTTGCACgaacgcgcacgcacacacacgcatgcacacagaaatcagaaccatggacaaccacatcatatttagtttagcttacgttgattggactaaattgtatTGGGTATGTTTTAGATGTCACTGTATTCGACTAAGCATGattttgaaatgttgaagttgaaatggtgctggaatagtggaggcagcttctgttttctttgcgacttgcggtaacactctgtggttctaaatcaatagtcgTTTAGTGGTCCAAAAACGTCTGAAAAATgtacttgcttgaccatgctgtaggtcatgtacagtctgttactgtacatgcaatatgctttgtggacttcactggacagaggttGCTATCGGGTTTTTTGATAAAACAagggtgtggttgaatttattctgccactgtgtcttcttattgtctcggcctttaggcctATAAATCACAATCGCAAGGCATAtgaattaacaggttatagagcaaacaacgcaattatcacaacacataggttgtaatatgtttTTGGGTGGGGACTTGGCTTCTCAAGTGATTTTATCCACGCACCTCTATGGTTAAAACACTTCTAAGCCTATATTCCGTCACTATAAGGAAACTGGGCCCAGCCTTCTCCACTCATATCTTACCTTGACATTAGAATTATTTCACAACACTGAAAACGGATCAGCTCCTAGCGAGATATTACAACCTGTAGCTGCAAATATGGATGCGGCTTATTATGCTAATCCAATAATAATACACGAGGCTAAATCACAGATTGCGCACGTCATTGCCCAAATCTTGTCACACGTCATTAAACCTATTACAGACAGTACCCTCGTGGAAAAATACAACGCAATATGATTTAAATATGATTTAAATATAGGCCTATAGTGCCATGTACTTATATTTTCATCTAATTTTTCATTTGaaacatattattttatatttcacTTGTTTGTAACAATTGCAAATACTGtggcaactttgtatttgtagtcaacttcgTTCTGAAGTTATCCGCGGTCACAGTCAGACAGATTGCCTACCAGCCTAAACATATTGATTCTATGTTTAGCTTTGTTCATGTATGACTAAAGTGACGCAGAAAGGCAGAAAAACATAAAACGATGCATTTTGGCTGCTCTTACAAGCAGTCTGGTTCACTCGTAGATGGTGCGAAGGTTTTTAAAAGCAACGTTACTGACGAAGGCTCTGAGAAACAGCGACTACTAAAGATACACCGTAATATGGTTCTAAGGATGATCTTAACGCTACAAAGGCTCTGTGAAACGAGGCCCAGATTTGTTGAATGTGCGTTATCCCGCCTTCCTTTTTCAATCCCACGGGTCTGCGTTCCATTGATCTCTTTACCGCAATTATATAATTACAATCTCTAAACTATGCTGGTATTATTTTGTCCATAATTTAATTGTTTAATATATTGTAGGCTATTCTTAGCTAGAAATATTACTCTTCATTAGAAGCCACAATTCATGAATGGCACCATACatggttctatctggaaccaatgTTGGTTCAGTGAAGAAGGATCCCTAGGGTTATGATCAAAGAACGATATACAAGCGTCCTATATATAACTTTTAAGGGTTTCATATCTAAAACAAGTgatataaccctttttggttcaatATGGAAGcgttttttctaagagtgtaaggaAAGGTCTGAAACAGGATTCATGCAACACACATCGTAGCTGCACTTCAAAAGTGAAGACGGTTATAGTTCCTTCATATATCCCGTGGTTCTGAAGGCAACAACAGTGTCACAAACATAATATACGTGTCTATGAATATTCAAAACGAGTTGAATTCCTAACCGGTCAACTCAGTCAATGTCGAATTTGAGCTTTGGCTGTGAGTCTCCCGTTTTGGGCACAGTGGTTGCGTTCTGTTAAGCTAATGAATAGGAGACGACTAAACCTTCAACCACACAGACCCCGCTCTTAAGGGTGGTAGCCTGCAATGGTATAAAGTCATCACTAGATGGCTCTATCCGTTTGCATGTAAAAGGAATTCCTAAATTGTGGAGACCAGACTGAGTATCCACCCAAGTCAAAAGCCAGTTCTAGCGTGTTAGCCACACCTGGCCTTAAACTACTGccttaactgactttccttgttaaataaaggtttaaaaaaaagtaaaaaaaaataaaatatatatatatatatacgatgTCCTTGAAGTTAGGTGGACaaaatctgctgtctcacttCTCTCAAGTTTTACAGTGAGACACACGTTAGAGCACAACTCGAAGTCgttaagaaaaaaatgtaattttcaaTGAAGAACATCgggttgtcagctcgggggtttgaacttgcaacctaccggtcactagtccaacgctctaaccactaggctaagaGCTTTGGGAATAAAGGTCCTTATTCTAAGTTAATTAAATAGGTGTAAAATAAAAAAGATAACGCTGAAACCACCTATTAGCATGGCGGCTAATGCATCTAGGCCTACAATAAATCTGACAGAGTATATATTTAGATATAAATATGGCTCTGGTCTGACAAATTAAAATACTACAGATTGTATTAACACATCATAATATGAATCAACCAATAATTATACTATTTATTTAATTGTAGGCAATTTCATGAATAAATAATTGTTATATTTGAGTATTGTTACAATACTCTATACGGCTTTTACTAACAAATGACAGCTAGCCTATTTCAGGTGACATAATAGTCTATTCATGGATCGTAAAGGAAAAACACGAAGGCTACATGGCTTTTATACTGACAAAATGACAGCTATATCAGGTGATATAATAGCCTATTCATGCATCAATGAAATCGGCCATTGTTCATTGTTTAAGCCCCAAAAACGGTATTCTAATTCCAACGATTGAGCTAGTCCACTTAATTTTTCTCAAAATATCCACAATGTTTGTGTTTTTTAATGAACACCCTTATTCCCATTCCACTTCTACAAATATTTAAGAAGCCCATATGACATAGTTTTCATTATAAACtcggtggtttgagccctgaatgctgattggctgacagccttggtatatcagaccgtataccatggttATGACAAAACACCTATTTCTACTGGTCTAAttccgttggtaaccagtttatactAGCAATAAAGcagctctggggtttgtggtatatggccaatataccacggctaagggctgtatccaggcactccgcattgcgtcGTATTAATGAACAGCccaaagccgtggtatattggccatataccacaaaccctcgggccttattgcttaaaataATCCCAGTACAGAGCGACTACAATTCTTTTAACCCGTCATATTGACTCCAAAAGGTTAGTTCATATGATTTTAGCAATAGATGGATCACACAGTGTATAGCTTTGTACATCACCGGCAAGGACTTCCGCCTCAAGCGTTGTGATAATCCAGAGAAACTCTGGGGGGCGCCAAAGGACGCGTAGACGACGTTTCCAGGCCCCACTGGTACATTACCTTACCGAATACAATATCCATTCCCGATAACCTTAGCTATAAGAGCATTCTCCCTCTAAATCTGAGACTGTTCAGGAGACAGAGCATCACCTCGATGTATTCTTAACATTAAATCGAGTTTTTCAAATAATAGAGATCTACAGGCAGCACATCGGGAGACTAATATTATATTAGGCTAATACCACAACCTTTGATAACAGAAAACACAATGTAAATGCAGCCTGTCCaacatatacctttgactatagGATAATTTCTAAAATATGCACGACactaaataatataaaataagcCTGATTATAATACAACTCCAAACCTGCAGTAAAATAGGTAATATTTTATCAGGAGGGGTTTAAATTCGCACAATTACACATCATTATTCCACGATTGAAAATAACAAATACATAAGAAAAAAAACGAGTATTCGTCAGGCATAATTTAACTCCGTGGGCCTACTGAAGCAATGAGGATAGTATAAGACTACCTTAAAGGGTCAATTcgtagttgaaacaataacaaagcgacTCCCTGCCACTGTTTGGGTAAAAAGCAGAAGGATGGGGATGGATAAttgaaccactctcaaattcagacagggttatggatgcaaggactaacCATCCAtaatatcaaaattatagttttaaccatgttttgaggctatacagtgtttgtttaaatttgatttgtttacaaATAGTGGAGTAAAACAcgcttatattttgggttatgatgggtacgacagttgaactaagttcATGAGGCAtttagttatattcttcaagaatcagtaTAATTAATTTATACGTATAAAAATGCATGTAGAAACTGCAGATTGCCCCCTTTAAAGAAACTGCTAACACCACAAGCATATGTTATAATTTCCTATGTTATCTGCATTGTTTAAAATATAGTGTAATGATGAtctcaaaatgtatttttattacaGTGAGGAATGTAAAACAAACATGCAAAAATGATTAGGACAAATTCACCTGATCATAAAAGTGAAATTCGGTTCAGAATTATCACGATCATATCTAGCATTTTAATGCTATCAAATGGATTTCACAAAATAACTTTCAGTAATAATGTATCATTCGAGAATGCCTCAGTGAAATTATCGATGGAGAAAGTGAGAATAAAAGAGAAAGACAAACAGACTGAGGGGCAAAGAGAACAGAAGGGAGAAACAATAGAGAATCAAAGCATAATGATATTCCTAAATGAAGAGGGAAATGTTGCCGCGCTCATTTTATTAATCAGACTGTCAATTTCACCCCAGAGGCCAAACCCAAGAGCAATCTTAAACAGACTCAGATCAACCCAGGGACACGCGCTCCactcctcacttctcctcttcctctccacttgGATATATATTCGTCTGACCGCAGGCCGCCTCCATCATCAACTGACAGCCTTCTCGTATTTATTTGCTTATAAACCTGTTACAATAAATGATCATTCGAGCAGCGTCACGCGCATCTTAACGACGAGCAGCAACCACTTTTTGATGAATTACATTTTGGGCTAGAAAGGATGCACGGGTCATTTTAAACAGTCATTCATTGCTCGCATTGGCATTCTTAATTTTTTTTCCCCCGTCTCGCTCATAAAAAGGTGTTATATTATTTAGAGACAGTTGCTGAGCTGAATGCGGATTAGCTCCGCCACAACTCATCGGAGCACCAGCCCTGGAAATTGTGTTTCTTTCTAGAAGGCTTAATGATGGAGAGGATAAGAAAAGAGATGATTCTGATGGAGAGAGGTCTGCACAGTCCCGTGCCTGGGAAAAGGCTCTCGAACCTGTCAGACTCCGCTGGAAATTCAGTGTTAGAGGCCCTCGAAAATTCTCAGCACAGTGGTCGCCTAAGCCCGAGAATAAGTTCCGCCTCGCTTCATGGAAGTCTCGGGGATATTCCAACCAAAGGCAAGTTCGAAATCGACAGTATTTTCGGTGCCCACCACAACAGCGAGAATACTTCTTCCGCGGAGATTTCATCCTCAGAAAGCAGAAAGAAAATTCACTTATACCCAGAAGTTTCTCAAGACTCAGATATGAACAGTGACGTGGAGGTGGGATGCCCATCGCATCGCTCTCCGAGCCAACataaggaaaacaacaacaaaggtaACATTCACTCTGAATTAAGATTTACTGACGAAATAAAACATTTCAGAGAAATGTATATTCTATGATATCTTAAAACGGAAAATGGATTAGAATAAATATATAATCGTAATAACAATGATAATAATagcaacagcaataataataatgtagGCTTATACAACAACTAATACTGGCTAATAATTGTATCTTTCATTTTCAAATATTTCACCGATATTGCTACAGAAATATTGCTTGTTAATTTGTCATTTATTTCATAGGCATCGTCTCGCGTGAAAACATATTACATCAAGAAATGTATAATAGCCAACATACACATTGCAACTTCTTATATAACCTACATGAAACTATCAAATAACTTTGCATATTTATTTCCTAAAGGGTTTTCTGACAATAATTCTGGAGGCTCCAACACAAGTTCATCCTCCCTTTCCAATCATAACGGCAATGGAATGAACTCAAACATGTCAAATGCCGAGACGAGACGGTACCGGACTGCGTTCACCAGAGAACAAATAGGAAGACTGGAGAAAGAGTTTTACAGGGAAAATTATGTCTCAAGACCCAGAAGATGTGAACTGGCCGCATCACTGAATCTACCTGAAACTACAATAAAGGTATGTTCTCTTATATGCATATTTTAATGTATATAGCTGTGCCTAATATATTCACTAAAATAATATTGTATCACAAATATTTAGGACTATAGACTAGGCTGCAATTATATTCAGATGCACACTACATTCAGATACACACGCTGATCAACATTCATgtatcaaaacacacacacacacacacacacacacacacacacacacacacacacacacacacacacacacacacacacacacacacacacacacacacacacacacatacacacacacacacacacacacacacacacacacacacacacacacacacacacacacacacacacacacacacacacacacacatacacacacacacacacacacgaacacagcaAATGTATAAACTAATCCGATGGTAATTCACAATGTGAGCAGGTGGCCTACTCGAATATAATCTGAAATGAATCTGAAATGAATCTATGAATCTGAAAAATCACTGTCAGAGGCACTTCGTTGGACTTCATTTCTTCAACTTGCTGATTTGTTTAGGGGTCCCTAAAAATAAACACTCACAAAAAAGTGTACATTGACCTATACGTTTAAAACCCATAATTCTATCAAACGCACATTAGCTATGTTTACGCAGGTTCTTTGTTATACTACACCCGACTATTCTGAACACTGGGAGAATGCATGGAGAGCCGACCCGGTATTTTGTATTGCGTAAATACTGTGCTACCAGGCGGGTTGGATAGAATAGGGTCCCATTAAACATGAATGATAATTCTCTGTCTGTAGGTATGGTTCCAGAACAGGCGGATGAAGGATAAGAGGCAACGTTTGGCGATGTCTTGGCCCCATCCAGCAGATCCAAGTTTTTACACCTACATGATGACGCACGCGGCAGCCACCGGAAGTCTACCATACCCTTTCCATTCCCACATGCCTCTGCACTATTACCCGCACGTTGGTGTCACAGCAGCTGCCGCTGCCGCAGCTGCGTCTGGTGCTGCATCGTCACCTTTCGCTACCTCCATTCGCCCTCTCGATACTTTCCGTGCACTCTCCCATCCTTACTCACGCCCAGAGCTTCTCTGTGGCTTCAGGCACCCAGGACTTTATCAGTCACCCGCAGGCCTCAATAGCTCTGcggcagcatcagcagcagcggcagcagcagcatgtGCAGCCGCGGTCAGCGCGCCATCAGCCACTGGCCCATGCTCGTGCCTCAGTTGTCACAGCAGCCAAGCGGCCAGTGCGCTAGGCTCCAGAAGTACCAACTCTGATTTCACCTGCACAGCATCTGGGCAAAGATCCGAGAGTGGATTTTTGCCGTATTCTGCAGCTGTCCTGAGCAAAACCTCGGTTCCATCACCAGATCAGAGAGAGGAATCTTCACTAAACAGATAACTCATCACTGGAACTTCAAAAACAAGTTCAGTTGCTCATGTTTTCATGCTCTGTGGTTAGTTTATACATCCATCTATGACTCCAATATTTGGGGGACAAATAACGGTAATTCCAAAACAATTAGGCTAACTTAATTAGCAAACacttaaatatttgtttttacaataaacaaAGATGTTCTAGGCACTAGGCTATtcgaaaaaaaatacaaaaatgttgcATTCAACAGAAATATCATGTTAGACGTTTTAAACTGCCAAAAAGTGTAAACATTGGTAAGTGCTAAATTTACAATAATTGAAAGGACTATTTTGTTAGTGCAGTGGTGATGAAGCTTTATTTTTCTTCATTCACACCTGGATTCATGTGCCTTAAAACCTAGAAATAACTATCTAATTCAGTGATAGCCCACGGTACTTGGTTATTAATTCGGCCCACGGTACTTGGCTATTAATTCGGCTTATCACATCGACTGTGATTGACTAACTAATGTTTATTGTTCGTCACTAGTTAAAACAATAGTTATTTTCATTTTACATTTTTTGATTCGTAGGCTAATCATAATTTCAAATGAATGTCAATGAACACAAACGTATCTAAATCAAGCCACATCCTAAATTCGTTATTTATCAATTTATGTCAATATATTTTCCCCAAGTAGGCGATCCAAATTCTGATAATAGCCTATACATTTTTCAAAATACCCAGTTATATCTTGGTATTAAGGCACTGTAAAAAATAACCATTGTTTCTTATCGTCTGCATTTATCAAATAGATGCTGGGCATTGCTTTTCTCTGTTAATAAATATTTTTCCGTGTAGTCTCGTTCTTAATGTAGGTTATGGTGAGAATCATATTTACAATATGTGCCACAACAACTGATACTACTGTATAATGACCTTATTGTAAAACCGGTACAACTCAAGGGACATTCCTAATCTTCAAGTAAGGTGCATAGAATTTTGCACCTCTTCTATGCTGTCAATTCTGATGTTAATAATGAGAGGATTATGACGAAAATTGCCAATCATGTACCTTGATGGACCTACATTGAATGCAGAATTGTAAGAAAGTTCCTCGTTCTGAGACCCGCTGTCAAGTGCTAACAACCCGCTGAGGGAAGTCATTAGACAAGACAGATAAAAGACCTGGACCATAGAACGTTGTTCTTGGTGCATATATTGTACAGTTTTAAATGTGATATTCGTTACCTGAGacgtttttttatttatattaCTCCTTAGAGCCCCATTTCCAATCTTCGTTTCTGTTCTGAACTTGGACGAACGCCCTTTCCACTTTTCCTGTTGTATTTCCTTTCTTACATTGCTGATGTTACGCTGATGCGAGCAACCTCATTAAATCAAAACCGGTATTTCCATACACTGTACTCCCAATAGGGCCCCTTCACTCAGCATACACAGTAATGGGATTATCTGAACAAGCCGAAAGATCAGACAAATAGCTCTCGCATCTCTGTCTGCACTGCATAGACTACATGTAAACCTTTCTTCATGCCATTTCTGTTACCTATTGTCTTGAGGACCACAACCTAAAATACTTAGGCCTAATTGTAGGGAACATCTGTAAATTTTAAATTGTGAGATATTTTGTCATATCATGCATAGCCTCGTTAAAATAGTTTTAAACCAAAATATTGACGGCTGTGGACTGGAAAATTACCCATAACGTGtaaattgtattattattatttttttatgttttttaaaataatttatgTGACTTGTTGAATGTTTATTTAATTTACATCGTATACACTGGAGATTGAATACATGCCTATATAGCCATCATTTTAGACAATGCTATTATAAGGTAAAAATGGATATATGGCAACTACAAACCAAACGAGTCTTATGTCATGCAAGTATTTTAGGAGCCCATAAATGAAAAAGGAGAGTACATTTTTGTACTACATTGAAAAAAAAGGGTTTCAAGGGCTGATAAACGATAacggaaacctgtttaaaggatAGAACTAATAAAATACAAGTGTACTGCCCTATGTCCCCAGGGTCTCTGTGATACATGGATGTGTACATTTTATCTCTGTATTTAAAATATTAGCCTACTAACTGTATGAATTTACATATTTTAACTTGAGAAAAAATGTGCAATATAAAAATGTAAATCATGTTATTTATTGATGGTGTTTGTTCTTgggaaataaatatttaaaaatcgtcgaatattttcttatttttgttcCCATATCGAATACACAATATGACAGAAGTCTACATGTCGACATATCACAGGCTTGAAGAAGTGTGCTAAAAGTGATAGGGCCTATCACCAATTGATAATATAGGATAATAATTGGTTATGAATATACGTTTGTTTGTCCATTAGTGCAATATCTTTGCATTGAAATAAGACACATTAATAGTTATCTCATTTGATGTACTTTATGTATTTACATTGTAATCAATGGTAACTCTATATGTTGCATATATGAAACAGGGTCATACCGGGAAGGCTACTTGCGTACCATGACGCTATTTCTCTCCGGAAAGTCTGTCTGGCATTCATTAAAACGATGCAGAAAACTATTGGGAATATGAAGACTGCTATCACGGGTCATTCCGGCCCTATAATTTACCATTATTTTTACATTACCTCTAAATGATACAAGCTGATACTGTCGTTAATTGCAGTTGGTTAAATATATACCAGAGTGCCCCCAAGGGACTATGAGAAAGAAATAGGATTAGGGCAGCAGATTTGGGCGTGATATATCGTCATGTTTCCCTACGCTCTTTACTAAGGCGAGGGTTGCAAACCATACAACAAAGCCATTGAGATAGATGGAGGAGCAAAGAGGAAAAGACAGAGGCCAGAAAAACACTGCCCACAATAACACGATCAGTTTTGTATCCAATGTGCAAAGACTGAAAAATAATTCATCATAAAATGCCGAAAACTGTCTGTCACCTTCACTGAATTGCTTTTGACAAGAAAATAAATCTGTGGGTTgtttaatatattttatattttcttTATTTCGGTGCTAATAGAAAAAACAAATTAAATGTCCACCAGTGAGATAGAAATGCAAAGATCGATGATCCTGCCCCTACTGTCCAATCACCCCTATTTAATTGACTGTATTTTCTGGGTAATTGAACTGCTTGTTGTAAATTGAAGATTTTATAGAAACGACATGAAAACTACATTTACTGACATTCATCGCATCTTTGACATTGATTATCTGATCAGCGCGTGTCATGCTAACCTCCAATTCTTCATTACACACTGTTTATGAGCTGTTACAGAACAACTTGCTTGTTTCAGAGTGATTGATTGCCTTATTAACGCGTGTTCTTGTAAGTGTGACCGAACTGATTACGATGCATATGTTTAGAATAATGTTTCATTTAGCTGACTGCGAGTAATGCAGGGTGACAGCTGCTGCGGGAGGACAAAAACCTAAACTACAGGGAGCAAGTGGGGCCAAAACACTCTGCCGTTTAAGGTGGAACTCCACAATAAGAAACTAACACAACTGCTCCATCTATTGATTTGGAAATTGTTTCAATAGTTTATTACTGAAGTTATTGAATAGGGCGTAATCCTGCCTCCGGCATAAAACCTGATATTTCTGACAATCATTTGGCTATAATAGTACTAGCGTGTAGACGTATCTAAATCTCAGAACATCAAGTGTTTGGATTTTGGTGTTCACCTCATATACAAACATGAACTCATAAACAAACACTTGTCAACTTGATTTCATCAGATTTGGAGAGCCATCTCTGTCATCATTTAAGGAACATATTGTCCTCACATTTGAGTCTGATGCTGTAAACAGCCTAAATGACGTGCCAGCTGTTGCCATATTTGCCATGCAGGCAAAATGTATAATCGTAGGCCTATTGTGGCTTTGAAAAATACACAATTGTTCACCACAATATTTCCAATAGTAAAATACTGTTTCGGGCTAAAATATGGATTTGCCAATCGATTCATGTTGGCACAACAACCGTGCCAAAACTCACCAAATGATGTTGGAACAGAGCGCATGTCTGATAGGGAGATTTATGCAATTATTAGGCTACTGAAGTAAAATAGTCTCCACCCCTGTGTCTCAAATGAATGCTTCTGTTCAAATGTTACTTTCATATATTACATGACATTAATTTAACTATAGCTCATTAAGACAGAATGAAATGGTTAAATTAACTTATCAGCACATAATGATGATGAATGAGGTATTAATTCAGATACAAGCATGGCAATTTGCAATTTTATGCATTTTGATAGTTCTCAAATAACATTCTGA from Oncorhynchus masou masou isolate Uvic2021 chromosome 29, UVic_Omas_1.1, whole genome shotgun sequence harbors:
- the evx2 gene encoding homeobox even-skipped homolog protein 2, which encodes MMERIRKEMILMERGLHSPVPGKRLSNLSDSAGNSVLEALENSQHSGRLSPRISSASLHGSLGDIPTKGKFEIDSIFGAHHNSENTSSAEISSSESRKKIHLYPEVSQDSDMNSDVEVGCPSHRSPSQHKENNNKGFSDNNSGGSNTSSSSLSNHNGNGMNSNMSNAETRRYRTAFTREQIGRLEKEFYRENYVSRPRRCELAASLNLPETTIKVWFQNRRMKDKRQRLAMSWPHPADPSFYTYMMTHAAATGSLPYPFHSHMPLHYYPHVGVTAAAAAAAASGAASSPFATSIRPLDTFRALSHPYSRPELLCGFRHPGLYQSPAGLNSSAAASAAAAAAACAAAVSAPSATGPCSCLSCHSSQAASALGSRSTNSDFTCTASGQRSESGFLPYSAAVLSKTSVPSPDQREESSLNR